The sequence below is a genomic window from Lolium perenne isolate Kyuss_39 chromosome 4, Kyuss_2.0, whole genome shotgun sequence.
TTAGAGGATCGAGTTGGCAGCGCTATGGGAGCCTTGTGGTGAAGAGCATAGGATCTTGTACTAACACAAAGGATTTTGTCACTGGCGTGAGCATATCCATGACCATCTACGCAAACATTGACGCCATATTTTGTTCCATCCACAAATTGCACAACATAACTACGTGAAGAGTTCAGCTGAACTAATGAATATATATGAGAACGAGAACATGAAATTATTCAAAGCAGCCTagatagacttatccatagtttaCCACAATAAAAAGGTGATGGGTTCAAGTCATAAACTAACCTGCCGTTGTCTCTGCTCAAGTCTCAACTTCTCAGCATTTGCTCTTTCATATTCACCATTCTCTAGGCACCTCTGGTCTGGTCGCAATCTTGAGTCTGTTGGTGGTAGTTTTTCCTGCATATAGGTTGATTGGAAGAAACAAATCGATCAATGGTACGAGTGTACTGCCTATACCACTATATCCGTATGAGTGAATTTCAATATGAAGGCAATAGTGATACACATACCTTCAATCCAGGGGTAAGTTCATTTAGTGTGATTGCAAAGCTAGTCAAATTGTACCGAGTGGGAAACTTGGGCGGTTTACTCCTTTTCCACAACAAATGAGCCTCAGAGAAATTTTCTGATCCCTTGCCTTTTCCAAAGCAATCACCCATCACATAGTGCATGCTTTCATCCCACTTCCCAAAGAGTGTAGCAACAGTTCGACCACTTCGGTCCTGAATAACACCTTGGACCTGCACATATGTTGGTTGAACTCTGCTGAGACAATCTAAGAAGTACATAGACATGGCACTGCAGAGTAAGGTACTCTGTCATAAAAAAATCTGGTGTTTTGTGAATGAAAACATGACCTTCTAAAAACATCGTGCAATTGTTTTTCAAAATTATTGACAAATGAAAGGATAAGGGTTGTCAAATGGAGTCTTCATACTTTCTTCACCTAATGGATGCACGTGCATACACTATTCAGCTGATAAAGCTTGTTGTCAACCCATATTATAATGAAAGTAAATATCAGCACGATGAAAGAAAACAAACGTCAATTGCTTGAAGAGGGGTGCTAGAAGATACACATCGGCTGGGAGACTTTTGTAATTCAAACTTGCTTCAATTACAGACAGCACCTACCGCATTTTAGGGCTGACATCTCTAATACAGAAATTTATTTCTAAAATATTCAACAAACAAGGGGGAAAACTAACTCATGATGGAAACCTAATATATGTAGACTAACTGAATGTTCTAGCTGACCAACACAAGAAGGAGAATGCATTGGCCATCGCCTACATGAACAGTAATGTACTACTGTGCTTCAGACTTCAGTATCTTTAGGTCATTGATACAAGCTGCCACCTCTTAGGCTCCACACCTTAACAACAGTAACAGCAGTCTTGCAGCATCATTCCTTTCTTTAGAGTTGTTTGGTTGATGGAATCAAAGGGATGGGAACAATGTTGGAAAATAAAGTGTCATATGTTTGGTTGGTGTGATCAGAATTAGTGTCTATTGGGATGTGAGTCAGTGAGCCTTATGCTTTCAGTTATCTCTGTTTTATTCGCAAAGAGTAGGTGGTACGCGAATGACATCAGTACTCATTTTCTAGATAAATACCCAccctgtactttatttatcttacGATGATACCGTTCTAAAAAACCATATGGACAAACGGCCCTCTGAGTTCAGTAAATGATGTACATGAGCCAAAATACCATTTAATTTTACTGTGTGAAATATTGCTTTATTTTCTCGAAAGTGTATGTCACAAAGCTTGTACAGCAGAATGGAAGCTAAGAACAATCATATCAGCTATCTCACTTACACTGGTAGTTCAAGAAATGCATTGACACTAATGCAGTAGAACTCCCAACGTTTTGAGGCTATAACACAGATACTCAACCATTTCGAGTTACATTCTATGATGGCCAGGATTCCCAAACTTTGAACATAGCATTGAAAACGCACTGTTTTCGGAAGGAAATAAATACACATATTTTTTTTAAAAGAAGGCCTTTCCACAGGCACAGATGCATCACTTGCCTTAACTAGAACAGATGAAAAGGTGTATCTTAGCAACAAACAAATTGCTACTTAAATGGAGAAATAGATAGAACAATGAGATATGAACAACCAGTATACAAGCAAATTATTAAATACCTGATGAGGGTTGCGATCAATAATTGACTGCTCCTTGAATTTCAGCTTACATGAATATTCACGGTTGCCTTGAATGCGCATAGTGCCATAGTGATCACAGTACAGTTTGCCCAATATGAGATTGTAAATGGAAGTGGTCACCTGTGATAGCATATTTCCTGTCAAATGATTTCACATATTTGACTGACTGTAGGAAATTAGGTCATAATACCTTGCTCCATTGGAAAACTTCACCATCATCAAACTCCAATGTTAACATACCAACAGGATCAAGTTGAATGGATCGACCCCAGAACTTGCTCTTTAAGTTGCTATCTGCCCAAAATCTCCAGCCAGTTCCTTCACAATGGCATGCAACAACCATAGGATGATGACTGACCTGCCAAGCGGTAAGTACTTTTATGAACCAACGAGCAAAGACAAATAGAAATATACTTGAAGAAAATCTGTAGTAGCATCAGGTATCTGTGAGTCTAAAATGAGAGGCTATTTGATGACACAAGAGCCTTAGAATGGTAAATCATGAGCTATTAAGTTGGAGCAGTATTTTGTTGTTGTGGAATACTGCTCTAATGCTCCATCTATTTAATATTCTGTAAAAAAACTTACAGTAATCTACAAACAGAAAACGCAAACAAGCGGGCTACTGTTGAAAAAACAGTGGATACATATTTGAAAAGTATGTCAACCCGTGTCATCTTAATGTATAGTTGATGCCGGTAAGGCACATGTAATGCTACATAAAACAGATTTGGTGGTAAGGAACAGTGAGGTGATGGTTTGTATTAAAGAATTCTTATAGGTATAAAAATATATCTCGCAAAAAAGTTACAACAACAAACTAGCAaactatgagaaaaagaacggtaGGAACAACTGACTATGTTAAACCAACACTAAGAACTCGTTCTTCATATTAATGAATTTTTAGAGGTTCATAACCAAACCTTTTCTGAGAAAAAACGGAGGCCTTTATCTGGATAATCTGCTTCGTAGGTCTCACCAAGAAGGGGATTAAAGGGCTTGCAGCTCCTTCCGTCCGTTGAGGCATAACCAGAAACAGCAAATGCTGCTACACTAAGAATCCTCATAAGACTATCCCCCTGAATATTCAACAAAAGAGATGCAAGACTCATAAAATGTGATCTTTCGCATGGGAAAAGCATACAAAATGTTCCCGTGACCAAGCTGAAAAATGGGAGGAAGGAGAAATACCCTTTTGCCCCATTCATATGCACGATCAATAAGGTAGGAATACTCGAGATCCTCATAACATTTTTGTAATGATGAAAGAGGCTCATTGAAGTAAACAGGCAGACAGACTTTGGTGAGATCCTTCCCTATGTTGTCCTTGATCATTGACCACAGGCTCACGCCCTTCTCTTTCTCAACGGGATCTGGCAGCTTCTTACGCCTTCTTACGTATGGATAACTAATTCCAACAGACTTCATGGAAGGATCAATTCCATCCATTGGATAATCATCCTCGTCATCTGAACCAGCTTCAGATCTTTGGAAATCAGATCCACTGCTTTTAAAAGAGCTTGACGAAAGAAAATCTGTTGTATCAAAATAAATGTTCTCATCCTCGTCTGTCTCTTCTTCAGCAGGATCTTGTGGTTCATTATAATCATCAGATTCACTAGCACTTCCTTCTGAAAAAGAGTGATGATATTAACTTTTATCCACAAAAGTACATCAATAATGAATCAACATTGAGGATATACAATCGAAAAAGAGTTTGGAAGAAAATAACACTGTGAGCTGCATGCAGGAGAAACAAATGTGCGCGTTCAAGGCCTCAGAATATTTGTATCTAGGAGCAGCAATGAGGAACTTATGAAAGAAAAAAAGGTGAGGGCGAAAAGATCTAGATTGATCTCGGAAAGTTCTACTAAGGGAACTACAAGATTCACTGTTCTAGTTATCAGAGTTTCATACGAGCCATGATTATTACACATAAGGATCAACTGAAATTTTACAACTCAAGTAGCTCCTTACAGAAATGACAGATTTGCATACAACAAATTGCAGCTTTTGAACATTTATTGGAGGTAATCCAATTATAGTTGGCAATAAACTTAAAACAATTCTATTTTGATATGATCAGTGATGTCCAGAATAGTGCACTTAAGCTCTTCTCTTGAAGGAACTCCAGCCAAGAAAATGGGACACCAGAAAAAGAGTTTGAACATTTATAGGAGGGTAATCCAATTATAGTTGCCAAAAAAACTTAAAACAATTCTATTTCGATATGATCAGTGGTGACCAGAATTGTGCATTTAAACACTGCTCTAAAAGAATTAAAGGAACTCCACCCAAGAAAATGGGACAACAAAAAAAAAGATTGCATGCATGAATAACTTCATAACCACTCTGGATTCAAAATATCCCTTGAATGCCATGTCCATCTAGTATACTGCAACTGCTTATGCATGACAGTGGTTTGGAAACATTCCAGCAGACCAAACAGTAATGCTCAGTCGAATCCACACTACCACAATTTTTTTGAAGTTCGAGAGTTTCAGGCTTACAACTATGTTTTAAATGGTGTATATCCACTTTGGAGTGGCATTTACTCAGACAGTTACAGACCAACAGTACTCACTGAAATATCAAATTATCCCTTAGCAAAAGCATGGATGAACCATAATGGTCTTACCCACAAATTTGCAGCCACAAAGGTAAGAGTGCACGCATAGAaataacatgtgtagcattaacatttAATTGATATTCAACTTTTCATACCACTATACTTCTCATTCCTTGGTCTAGAAGCAGAACCGTACTCTTTTGACTGCCTTTGGCTCTCGTCAACGAGGGTATTCTCCAAATCAACCTTTTCTGTCTACAACAAGGCACCAGAACACAATACTTTGTCAGATGAGGGTATCGATAACATAAATTCTGAATAGATCTACAAATTATTAGGGGTTGTTTGGATACATGGAATATACAGAACGTGTTTCCTACAAATCAGAATAAAACATTGTTAGGATACACTTAGGATTTCGTGGATATAGAGAACTTGGTTCTCCGTAACCTCAGATTTTGCATTTTGGGAAAAACATGTATTGGTAGTTTTCCTAAATCCTGATCTCCATGCACTAGATAACTCCTTCCATCCCACTCTTTTCTCAAAAACTTATCCACATTGCTTTCCTTTGCCGCATGCCCCCTCGCAAACAAATCTTCTAGCCCATACATGGTTTTTTATAAACTGTTTTTTAACCAAAAAATAGTAAACTGGTTTTCCTAAAAATCAGTCTAAAACCTGTTTCCTAACTTGGTAAAACTGCACCTGTATCACCTATAAATTGTAATGTGTGTGACACATGACAACATGCTGAACTGTGCTGAAATATCAGATCCACATGTCTCAGTAGCATTGTCAAAAAGGTTGTACTTCGATTTAAAAACAGAGTTATTAAGTAGGCACACCTAGACAAACATGAATACAATTAAAACCACAAAATCAAGCACATAAGTTGAAACCAACTAGTGAAACAAACAAAACCACCCTGTAAGGATTTCCCATTTTTTGTCAAATAATCAAAATTATACAGAGTGGCAGATACCATGTGGAACCCCAAATTGAGCACCAAATCATGTGTGGACGTTTTTGGAACTCTCAAGATGGCCAGATTAGAAATACATACAGCAAAAATTATGCATGAATAGTGATATGCCTTTTTTCATGCAGTAATTGCATTTTCTCTATCTTTCAAATGTGATTTGAGTTTTATCTTGAAATTTTTACAAGGCTGTAGAATGCACCTTGTCCAGCATTACATGTTTCTGGACTACTTATGAAAACATTCTCACCTAGTTTCCATGCAGTCAATGATCAATCCAGGTTTCCACATGATACATACTCAGATCGCAATATTCAGTTTGGATGATAGCACATTAAATTACATAGGTCAAGTACGTCTGACAAAGTAAATAAAACAGCAGGGCAGAAAATGAAGTACAGCACGGTGAATTCGCATTTCCAATGTGCAAAGCAGAAAATGCCAAAATATTCTGTACGTCAAATGTTTATCAGTAGCGATGTGCCTATGTACTTTTTTTTAGATCAGTAGCTGTGTACTTTTTCTTCAACTAATCAAAGCATGTACCACCAAATGGGGAACATCACGGCAATGGATGGAAACCATCCCTGAATGCGCAGTCAAATTCTGTTTGAAGCCAAGTAGTACGAGCAAAATGTCAACAATACCTCTAGATGGCGTAGGGTGTCAAGGAGCAGCGCCTGTTTCTGCTTGAGGAGCACGAGCTGCTTGTGCAGGGCCTCGAACTCGGCACGCACGATCCCCTCGCTGTCGGCAATGGCCGCCTCGCTGACCCCTTCCTGCTGCAGGCGCTGCCTGAGGCGCTCGGTGGAgacggccgcggcggcggcggtgtcccCCGGCCCCACCATCTCGCTGGTGGACATCCTGGGGAACATCTCCTTGGTGGCGCGCAGCGCCTCCAGCCACACGGCCCGGTCCTCCCGCGTCTCCGCGCGCAGGTGCAGCCGCTTGGTCCCCGAGAAGATGGAGAAGCGCCTGTCGTCCGATCTGCTCTCCCTGACGGTGGAGACCTGCACGGGGATCGGTTCCAGCGTGAGATACGGGGAGCGAAATGGATCTGCGGATCACGCATGGGAAGGGAGTAACGGGTGGTGAGGACCTTGAGGTGGATTTCGCCGAGGGGCTTGCGCGGCGggttgtggtggtggtggccgtTGGAGTggggggcggaggaggaggaagtggtGGTGGAGGGGCGGGCGAGGCGGCGGAGGGAGTCCTCGCCGATGACCTTGGCGGCGCGGTCGGTGTCGCGCGAGAGGAGGATGCGGTCGGGCCCGTGGATCTTGTAGTAGGAGAGCACGCCGTCGCTGAGCGCGAACCAGCGCGGGCGCCAGCCGCGGCCGTAGTTGACCCACTTGTAGAGGACCCCGGAGATGCCGCCGCCGACGATCTCGTTCAGCTTCACGCCGTCAGGGGGCGAGgtggagccgccgccgccgccgccgccgaggctGACTCCGGAGAGGCGCACGCGCCGCTCGCCGGGGGTGTTGGTGGTGGAGCTGGTGCGCGGGGTGGGCATCGACGgtggcgggggcggcggcggcatcgCGGCGGGGAGACCCGCCGCCGCGGAGGTCTCGGCCGCCGccgtggcggcggaggcggcgggggaGACGGAGACCGGCGGCACGCAGCAGAATGGGTGCATGTGGCGGCCGGGATCGGGGCGAGCGCGTGCGTGCGCTGGCCGCGCtggccggcgaggaggcgggcgggcgggcggccCGGGGGAAGCGGATAGTATCTACTAGTACTATGTTAGGTTTAATTTTGTTTTTATGGGTGCGCTGGGAACGGGCGCATTTTATGGGGGGGAGGTGGGTGAGGGGGGTTTAAATGCGGCAAGGAGTGGGGTAAACGGCTGCTCCGGCGGTACTTGGGGCCTTCTTTTTTGCTTGGCACGACTCGCTCGCAGTCGCCGGTGGGtgggacgacgacgatgacgacggagCCGTGAGCCCACGACCGACTGGCGATTTGATCACGAGTCGTCCAGGAAGACGGAGAAGCGGAGATACGTGGCAGATGCCCACGGTGGCATCTTTTTTGCCTTGAGTGTCATTTTGGTCTCCGTTGGCTTATCCAAAATATTGGCACAGCATTTTTATTTTATGATATCATTGATTAGTTTTTGTTTACTACTATGTCTTTTATGTAGGTATTTTTGGTTTATATCTTATACTACACAAGAAGCATTTAGTATGTTTTGACTTTGTGCCCAAAAGTCTCAAAACAATGTCAACCGATTAAGTAATCGCGAGACGATAATGAGCTACTACTTCCTTATCCATAGAGTATATGCAATATATATTTATAAGGTATTGCAGGTGATAAAAAAAAGTTACCGAAATGCCAATTAGATTTTAGTATGGGATGATGATGTACCGGCACGGGTTGCCGAAGTTTTGGTGGGTGATCTGCCCATGTTATCATAATAAAGGCTggtattttcaaaaaaaaaagttacaagttttggcagattctatGAAATATAACTCAGCATAAAGTACATAGGAGTACGACTTGTACTTTTCGAATGACTGAGAATAACCAAGCCATTATGATAATTTCAATTTATTTTGTATGGCATTTAAAGGAATACTCGAAAGCAACTAAACAACGACTCAACGAGTGATGGCCAGCATATTGAGGTAGAGCAACCAATTGAAGTAGACAATCCGCCAATGAAGGATCTAGAATTTTACTAAATCAACGGGGATATGAATGATATACACATATCATGTAAATTTAAACTTTGTCAAGGATACAAGACAAAAATAACCAACACATGTGTGATGTGTTCAAAACTTGGCAAAAGCAAAAAAATACTTACAAACAAAATCTttcggtatggcctttgttcttTAGAGAAACTAGGAAGTGTAGCGCGGCGCACGCCGCGCCTGTGGTGTCGATCATGTAGAATATGTAGTTAACACTTAGTTCTTAGGAGCTACCTTTTTGTAGTTTATGGTGGCCGTATGTGTGTAGGGAGGTGCATGTGATCAATTTCGCAAAATCAACTTGTGACATGCATGCGATCAATTTCGCAAAATCAACTTGTGGGGCTCATTTTTTCCGCATTTGTTGTTGTCTAATAGTTACCGTTGAAGGATTAGTCCTCGTAGAAAAATTAATATCAAATAATTACCATAGGAACATTACTATTGAGGCTAAAGATTTGTGTCGAATAATTGCCGGTGTGCTTATGAAGGATTAGTGTCAAATAGTGAATGTCAACGGCAGATCTATGTCGAAAAAATATTGTCCAAGAAGTTGACAAATCGTTGTCAATGTAAACGTGGTAAAATTATGTCAGGGAAAATATTTCGAAGAAGTActatcaaagaaaagaaaaataacaaTGTGGGGATACCTAATGGTGGGAAATTTCCCATGAAAAGTTATCTCGAAAACTTATGGCCAAAGAATAGGGAGAATATTCTTGACGGATTACTGTTACTATCGACGAACTACTGTAGGGTAACTACCGTGGAAAAATTACGGTCAGAAAAGTGAGTGGAAGAACCACCGTCGAATAATTGAAAAAAGCGATGTAAAAAAAGTCAGTGCTGGAAGGTAAGTACCGCGGAGCCGATATGTTATGTCAAAAAGTTGGCGCTATCACTGATTGGATGAAAATAATTATGGTACCTATTGGGAAAAAATAATTACGATCAATTGAAGAACTATGTTAAAGATTTAACATTAAAATAAATATGAGgaaagtgccacccaaaataacgcAGTTGTGTTGTATAAATTATAGTAGCATGCTGTTATTGTTTACGGTAAAATGAAGAACTATGTTAAAGATTTAACATTAAAATAAATATGAGGTAAGTGCAACCCAAAATAACGTAGTTGTATTGTATACCAGTATAAATTATTAAAAAAGCGATGTAAAAAAAGTCAGTGCTGGAAGGTAAGTACCGCGGAGCCGATATGTTATGTCAAAAAGTTGGCGCTATCACTGATTGGATGAAAATAATTATGGTACCTATTGGGAAAAAATAATTACGATCAATTGAAGAACTATGTTAAAGATTTAACATTAAAATAAATATGAGgtaagtgccacccaaaataacgcAGTTGTGTTGTATAAATTATAGTAGCATGCTGTTATTGTTTACGATAAAATGAAGAACTATGTTAAAGATTTAACATTAAAATAAATATGAGGTAAGTGCAACCCAAAATAACGTAGTTGTATTGTATATCAGTATAAATTATAGTAGCATGTTGTTATTGTTCATCGCAGAAATGTTCAGCGCATTGTTACTGTTCATCACGATTACTGTTCGTATGAAAAAATAAACAGTGAAATGGAGAGCTCTAGCAAACAGGGTCAGCTTTTAAAGAGAGAAAAACACATTGTAGCATATGCCACATGGCGAGTACTGATTGGAAGAAAGTTACCATCTACAGTGAATCACTCTCATGCAAGCAAATGGGTTCTAAATTATAGTAGCATGCTGTTATTGTTTACGATAAAATGAAGAACTATGTTAAAGATTTAACATTAAAATAAATATGAGGTAAGTGCAACCCAAAATAACGTAGTTGTATTGTATATCAGTATAAATTATAGTAGCATGTTGTTATTGTTCATCGCAGAAATGTTCATCGCATTGTTACTGTTTATCACGATTACTGTTCGTATGAAAAAATAAACAGTGAAATGGAGAGCTCTAGCAAACAGGGTCAGCTTTTAAAGAGAGAAAAACACATTGTAGCATATGCCACATGGCGAGTACTGATTGGAAGAAAGTTACCATCTACAGTGAAGCACTCTCATGCAAGCAAATGGGTTCAGCTTTAATATATAGTATAATGGGGACATAGTTACAATGTCACTCTAAGACATGTGCATCGTTGAAACTCATGAAATCTTCCATGATCTCGCCAAGAAATATAAAGGTCCCCCTTCATGGACGTAAGTTCGATAAATACTTGTGTTCTATCTAGCGATATGGATAAATTCATATTCGTTTATAGTGTTGCCACCGAAAATTATGTATTTTAATTTTTTATTCCATATTTAGTGAGAAAACATTAGAATTAAAACATAAAGCATGGTGTATTCGGTGGCATGCATGAGGTCAACCAAAGTTGCCTTAGCACTC
It includes:
- the LOC127293245 gene encoding oxysterol-binding protein-related protein 1C yields the protein MHPFCCVPPVSVSPAASAATAAAETSAAAGLPAAMPPPPPPPSMPTPRTSSTTNTPGERRVRLSGVSLGGGGGGGSTSPPDGVKLNEIVGGGISGVLYKWVNYGRGWRPRWFALSDGVLSYYKIHGPDRILLSRDTDRAAKVIGEDSLRRLARPSTTTSSSSAPHSNGHHHHNPPRKPLGEIHLKVSTVRESRSDDRRFSIFSGTKRLHLRAETREDRAVWLEALRATKEMFPRMSTSEMVGPGDTAAAAAVSTERLRQRLQQEGVSEAAIADSEGIVRAEFEALHKQLVLLKQKQALLLDTLRHLETEKVDLENTLVDESQRQSKEYGSASRPRNEKYSEGSASESDDYNEPQDPAEEETDEDENIYFDTTDFLSSSSFKSSGSDFQRSEAGSDDEDDYPMDGIDPSMKSVGISYPYVRRRKKLPDPVEKEKGVSLWSMIKDNIGKDLTKVCLPVYFNEPLSSLQKCYEDLEYSYLIDRAYEWGKRGDSLMRILSVAAFAVSGYASTDGRSCKPFNPLLGETYEADYPDKGLRFFSEKVSHHPMVVACHCEGTGWRFWADSNLKSKFWGRSIQLDPVGMLTLEFDDGEVFQWSKVTTSIYNLILGKLYCDHYGTMRIQGNREYSCKLKFKEQSIIDRNPHQVQGVIQDRSGRTVATLFGKWDESMHYVMGDCFGKGKGSENFSEAHLLWKRSKPPKFPTRYNLTSFAITLNELTPGLKEKLPPTDSRLRPDQRCLENGEYERANAEKLRLEQRQRQARKMQESGWKPRWFAKDKGTDTYRYLGGYWESRENSSWEDCPDIFGQLPNDLMITD